In the Brachionichthys hirsutus isolate HB-005 chromosome 13, CSIRO-AGI_Bhir_v1, whole genome shotgun sequence genome, cctaaccctaacggtACTCCTCAGAGGAATTCAGAGATTTCTGTAAGAGTTATGGAATCTCACACAAGACATCTTCACCACACACTCCACACTCAAATGGTGAAGCAGAGCGTGCAGTGCAAACTGGAAAGAAGCTGTGGTATAAAGCGCCAGACAAGCACCTAGCTCTGATGGATTATAGAACTACTCCAATGGAGTCGGTAGGTCTGTCGCCGGCTCAGCTGCTCATGGGCGGGAGACCTCGCAACACATTACCTTCTGCTCGTGTGCTGCTTGTACCTACAGCCTATGACCCTCTCGAAGTTAAGAAGCTTCTGGACAAGACAAAGGAAACTCAAAGGTTCTATCACCAGTTCAgctcagttcagagctttattgtccctcaaggggaaatttgtttttgcagcagaggtcaacagcaacagcaacaatatCACAATgcacaggacgacatggaaaatgcaaagtaaaacaacagtaaaaacaaccttaaaaaagATACACCTGTCCTAATGAGgccctaatgaataaagtgctgcttaGCAGTGCAGACCAGTGAAGGTTAGTGcaggttaagaacatttattgcacttgggaCAAACGAAAATTTAAATCTGTTGCTCTTTATCCTGGGGAGTTTGTACCTCCGCCCAGAGCGTAGGAAagcaaactcctccaagagaggGTGATCCGAGCTGGACAGAATCGACCGTGCCTCCCGCaacacctgctggtcaaagatttcagccaaggaaagctgctgtgagcCGATGGCTTTACTCGCTACCTTCACAACGCtggacaaactgtttttgttttgcactgtgaGATTTCCATACCAAGAAATTACACAGAAGGTTAAAATGGACTCGATAAAAGATTTTCATGACCGTCAGAGAGCAAGCAACCCGCCTGTGGTTCTCAAACCTAGTGATGAAATCAGGATGTAACCGTATCCTGGCAACCACAAGTGGTCCCCTGGAGTTGTGGTTAAGCCACACAGTTCACCGCGATCTTATGTTGTGGACTGTGGAAACAAGGAATACCCTCGCAAAAGCACTGCAGCAGCCAACCGTCCACGCCACCGGATACGTCAGGAACCCTGGACCGAGACATCAGGTCTACCTGAGAAAGGAGCCAGCGTCTCCTGAACTCTCTCCATCACCCAAAGTACATTTGAGCCTCGCTCGAGTCCGCCCACCTGGACAGATTACTACCAGGCTAGGCAGAGTTGTGAAGCCTCCCAATAGACTGAATTTATAACCGACGAATGTTTGATTAGTTGTTTCCGCATTAAGGAAGTGAAGGGCAAGTAAACATTCCTTCCTAGTTACAGTGTGTGAAATCAAATGTTCGTAAGTTTGTTAGTCATTTAAGTaagaaataatacaaataacaatTGAGTGGGATTTGACTCCGTTCATATGTTTATCTCTGAAATGCAAAGCAtgtttctttgctaaggagGGGAGGCGTAACATTGTGTTATGGCGCGCTAGTTCAGTGAGTGCTTCGCCTGTCGAGCTATTGTTGTTGTCCCTATGGAGTTCCCGTAGAGCGCGGAATAAAGAAAATGGATTTCTGCTAAACAAAGTGTCCGGTGTCGAAAACATTACAATAGCTAGCAAGCCCTCCCTTAGCGGTGCGGACCAAGCCGCTAACTGTCTCACGTCGAAACCTGCAATCTGatgcttatttttattatttatttatttatttgtttgatagggacagtgcacattaatgaacatcattacaaaataatataataggtgtaaatgtgccagattttagcaaaaatgctaatttacatccgcagtccctaaaagaaaaacacaacaagactTAAAAACGAACAagaggttacaataaaaacatgacgCAATACAGTAAATTACCAAAAGATTTTTAGCTAGTGGTTACAGGACTGGTTTACTTTCAACCACTGCTTCGTGTGAGTTTTTAAAGTTTGTAATGTGGGACGCCCCCTGATGGCGAGTGGAAGACTGCTCCAGATCTTACTGGCCTTTACAGAAAGAGCATTTTGTCCAAAGGCTGTTTTTCTGAGTGGGACCTCACTTCCTCGTTGATCTATCCAACACTAGCTATGCCATCATTATGCCATTTGTTTAACCACAAATAATCATTTAAGAACAATCTTGCAACGACACATCTGGAAATTCAACATTTGAAAAAGACAAACTCACTTCAGGAATCTGGTCTCCGCGTGCGATGCGACCGCTCGTGGATCCGCCGGAAGAGACACTGTTTGGTCGCGGGACGATGACGTCATTGTATTGCGCCGGTTTATTAAAGAAACTGCCGCTTACAAATCAAAGTGATTCACATTAAAACTGCTTTGCAGAGCGTGCATATAAAAATGTAGCCATTAAGTTTCTCAGTGAAGTCAGTGCAAATATAGTTACgttaaagaagaaaagagaggagaaaataaagaagataGGAGCTGGGAAACGGGGAAAATGCCACATTGTGCCGCTAGGGGGGGACAGAGTTCAAGAAAACACATTcagtttcaaactgatccagaatccatgatctcttctggatcatcaccaatcatctgttcctggtaagattcccaacatttcccaaatttcatccagatccttccatacattttttaattatcttgctaacggacagacagacagacaaacgccgacGATGACATAACCTCCGTCTGTGGTAATTAATGTCAGACAATTTTACTCCAAACGATGTTTTAACCTGAAGCACGGTGACCGAAGAGAATCAGCACACACTTAGGAATGAAGCCGTTTATCAACAATAACCAGTAACGGCCTGAATTACAGACTTGGTGTGACGACTCGGTTCATAATAAACTAATCTGAtccgtcttcctcgttagtatggTGGACAGTATCCCCGCCTGTCACGCGggagaccggggttcgattccccgacggggagatctttttaggactttcaacggaaacaagcccgcaagggcttttttgaaatgctcctcttagacaggatgtttgactgtacttgtactgtaatacatgctactgtgtaactgtacttgtactctaacattctatctaataaatatattcatcatcatcaattgaTCAGCTGGGCTGAAAACATTATATTTACCCttgccgaaggggaggcgagggtattgcttttttttttcttcttcttcttctttttttaccttgtctgcattcgtgctccagagtaacaacgtacacaacgtcagtctctgctagagttcaatgctttttattcttatagtgattgtgaccgtcacctgccctcttggcagactagcctattcatattttattagttttattacctgcttaccgccgtagagggctgtgcacaccgcagtgaacacacaacatggacaaacacaaagtgacaaatacacagtgttctgaggagagagtgcaatggatttatttgtgctccttaattctaccccttccatccaatcatcaccaagagttgtcccaatacaccaggttcacatcagactctagaggaaagtatggatcaccaagttctcaggagatctgaggaagaagagagagagcatagtgagagccacaaacactgaaccagcaacctccactgactcagagacctgtgggcggagttaactctcagatcgagttttgattggtgctggagtggtggatctggcatgcgtgaaacctccacctaagaacggggcagccatcccggacccaacgatggcaacatgagcccccagatcaccccaagcagccacagcaacccgagaacgaccaccagggcccccccagagccacacgcagaagaaccagcccaggacccgggagcgacccccggggcccccccagagccacacgcagaagaaccagtccagggcccccccagagccacacgcaaaagaaccagcccaggacccgggagcgacccccggggcccccccagagccacacgcagaagaaccagcccagggcccgggggcgacctacaccaacaaGGCGAgagtattgcaattgggtctgtctgtttgtctgtttgtctgtttgtttgtctgtccgagcgcataactcaaaaactagtaacccaatcgacttgaaatttttacacaagcaaggttctgtccgtggctcagtcctccctgagaatggagttgatccggatctggatccagattctagaattttatAAAGGAttcgagatagggcactttttgacatttttcttaatttcttcaaaacgcatggcggtatggatctgaaaacaatcacacataagtactccttaaaggtctatgaccatgactaatttcggccggatccggatcacaatccggatctgagagctaattttcgttctaaaatccgcatttttcaggagtccatcctgacctcaattctggagctagagacttcagatttggcgtgcacactcatagtccattctagtttcatatacgttacagttgtagttgtatctttgcccaatctctgattgtctttctagttctgaATGCAGTTTCAGCCACAATGGAAGGTTTGAGTCGTCGAGTCAGTGATGAAGCTGCACATCGTTCCCAGGAGCTGTTTCAGAATAATGGCAAATGGCTTGCAGACTTTCGATTACTTCTCTGTTACTTTCCCtccgggattaataaagttttctgattcaaatcaaacaatttaatttataaagctactgtttgttctactttgatctgccacaataatgtaatgaatttaaatgaaaatacctcaagttgagggATTTTCTCTGCAATGTTTAGgtaagattaaaaaataaattatttaattacagatcataattaattaatcacataCATTTTTTAATCCCTTGACAGAACaaggaaaatattgttttttaaactCCAGCCCAACGCAAAGTCAGGAAACCTCCTTTTTCTGTCTCAAGGGAAAGAAGGACTGAAACAGAAGCAGCCTTCATTCACAGAAGtgaggcgagaggcgggctacaccctggacaagccgccagttcatcacagggccacacacagacactcacacctATCGGAAATTTAGTGTAAACtattcacctcatttgcatgttttggtggAATAGTATTCCAGACAGAATTTGTCTTCGTCAATTAATCTTGAACGTGTTATTTAATGTTAAAGGTTCTCCTTGGAGTGACCAGtgacgatgtaaaggacagggtgaagtggagaaggttgggttgctgggGCAACGGCGGTCCAGTAGTAGTAGATGTATGAGATCATGTGaaggggaacccccccccccccccccccccccccacacacacacacacacacacattatttattGAGACACGACAGTCTGGTAAAGGAGATGAGGAAATGACCCTGATCAGCAGGAGGCGCTCATGCTCCTccgcgaagaagaagaagaagaagaagaagaagaagaagaaggagtcacgtgacaaacaaacatggccgcCGAAAGGAAGCCTGCGACGCGCCGATGTAGCTATTAGCTAATTTTGCAGAGTAATTCTAGATTTCTCGCGCTACTTGAGTGTCTGTCAGTAACTACGCTGTTAAAGTAACGCAGAGTAACGTAGAGTTACTGACGGGGATGGAGCCGAGCGGCTACTAGACCGGCCggctgactcctccccctccgccgGGCCGACATGAAGCTGCGTGTCGAGCTTCGCTGCAAGAACCTGCATGAATACCTGGGAGAGCTGAGCCCGGACGTTCTGGACCGGCTGTACAACCACCCGGCGACGTGCCTGGCGGTCTACAGGTAGGCGGGGCCCGGGGCCGGGGCCCGGTGCCCGGTAACCGAGCATCATGCGCTGCCTTCCGCCCTGCAGGGAGCTCCAGCCTCTGCCTCAGAACTACGTCATCCGGATGCTGTTCCTGGATCAGCCGCTCCCCCAGGCGGCGGTGGCGCTGTGGGTGAAGAAAGACAGCCAGAGGTAAGAGCCGCCTCggcggcgtgcgtgcgtgttcccGCGCGTGTTCCCGCGCCCCACCCTGCTCCTTGTGCGCGCTCCAGGGACCACGACGCCTGCGTGTCGGTGCTGGCGGGACTCCGCCTGTGGCACGGCCAGCAGCTGCCGGGGGGTCTGCAGGGCTACAGCCTGAACCCGGTGTTCAGGGACAACCTGAGGACGGCTCTGCTGGGCGGGTAGGTCTCAACACGCCGTCCCCCGAGGGGACGGGGTGGGCCCCGTCTCATCGGGGGCGTCTCTGCACAGGGGCGCGGCGTGGGCGGATGAGGGCGGAGCTCTGGGTCCCGACCGCCACGCCCGGGACGTCCAGAGTCTGGACCGCTACGCCATGGAGCGCTGGGAGGTCGTCCTGCAGTTCATGGTGGGGTCACCCTGTGCCACCGTGAGTCAGGACCTGGCGCAGCTGCTAGTGCAGGCCGGCCTCATGAAAAGGTAAGCGGTAGTCACGGTTACGACCCCCTCAGGCTCCACCGTCTTAGCGTGGCAGGGTTCAGTGCTCTGGCCCGTGGGTAACGGCGCGTCGTGCCAGCAgcttgtttccatggagacgaACAGAAATGTTGTCGCTTCCTGTTCGCGTGTTCCGCTGTCGGACTCCTGTTGCTCTCCGGTCGTGGTTGAAGGTCAAACGGGAGGTTGTGTGCTCGCGTCCCGCGTGTAGCGACGCTCCTCGCTGCAGCGCGGGATTCGTGCGGCAGGCCTTGATGCTTCGTCCTCTCCTGTGTTGGTCAGCGAGGCGGGGGAGGCGCCCTACATCACCTCGTCTGGCTTCCAGTTCCTCCTGCTGGACACGGCGTCCCAGCTGTGGTACTTCACCCTTCAGTACCTGAAAACGGcgcaggtaccccccccccttcgcccGGAGCGGGGCCGTCGATGCTGTTacattaccgtattttcacgaccttatgacgcacccgGTGATTCGGcccagtctcattaacagctgactttttggtatttcaaacgtacaaagggcgcgcggatcaaaaggcgccggcatgataggtgcaataaagcaggagcaaaactgagtttggtactcacatctttaatcgtcatcaatcagacaagcatactagtacgcgtttaaaaaaatagagccggagcaaaacagagtcattaatcaaacccatcaaagtcctcatcctctgtttctgtagtgaacagcagcgctagatctccgtcaaacatgccggcctctttcttcattgccagtctCTTTCCGTGCGGcagcgcctcggaaatgaagcgaacaacaatgctagcagacagttagccaaagcagctacaatccagtcaaacggtggcgctgcgctgccttccactctgagtggaactgtgttctccttctgtcgtccagcgctcccacgcagcccgcagtttaacgttgaacggttggagttctttggttaatccaccggggatgatgatgataagctagtttgctagttagcccgttagctagcttcactccggtttagactgTATCGGTGAGATCAGCGCGCACGGAGTTGCCGATCTCAGGAgctgagttgctgcaggtcgtcttcttgcttcctcctcttcctccattgattcattaatgctggattctctctccgctgctctattcccgtgttctgctgcgggaccgacagcctcgaggTGGAACTCCGCTTAGTCGggacgccataatactatggtgaaggacagcatcggtacgcatcactccgcgaggcgcctgccTGAGTCCGCCTTGCAACAAATCATAGGgacgcggaccaatggacgttCGGCACgttttgaagataatttaagacttttacgtgcgtctgatggttgtgaaaatacggtacgcTAAATGATCAATACGAGCTCGATCAGCAATAACTGCCGCTCGGAGCAGGGAACCCGGTCGGGGGCGGGGCCGAGGACGGCCTTCTGATCTGCCCTGTGGGCTCTTGCAGGCCAAAGGAATGGACCTCGTGGAGATCTTGTCCTTCTTGTTCCAGCTCAGCTTCTCGACTCTGGGAAAAGTGAGTGCGTCCGTCAGTCTGCTCCGGCTCCGTTACGTTCCTTTTctaacgttcctcttcttacgttcttcttcttacgttcttcttcttacgttcctcttcttacgttcctcttcttacgttcttcttcttacgttcttcttcttacgttcctcttcttacgttcctcttcttacgttcctcttcttacgttcctcttcttacgttcctcttctaaCGTTCCTCTTctaacgttcctcttcttacgttcttcttcttacgttcttcttcttacgttcctcttcttacgttcttcttcttacgttcctcttcttacgttcctcttcttacgttcctcttcttacgttcctcttctaacgttcctcttcttacgttcctcttctaacgttcctcttcttacgttcttctttcctacgttcctcttcttacgttcctcttctaatgttcctcttcttacgttcctcttcttacgttcctcttctaacgttcttcttcttacgttccttttctaacgttcctcttcttacgttcttctttcttacgttcctcttcttacgttcctcttcttacgttcctcttctaacgttcctcttcttacgttcttctttcctacgttcctcttcttacgttcttctttCTTACGTTCCttttcttacgttcctcttcttacgttcttctaACGTTCCTCTTCTAACGTTCCTCTTCTAACGTtcttcttcttacgttcctcttcttacgttcttcttcttacgttcctcttcttacgttcttcttcttacgttcttcttcttacgttcttctttCTTACGTTCCttttcttacgttcctcttcttacgttcttctaACGTTCCTCTTCTAACGTTCCTCTTCTAACGTTCCTCTTCTAACGTtcttcttcttacgttcctcttcttacgttcctcttcttacgttcctcttcttacgttcttctttCTTACGTTCCttttcttacgttcctcttcttacgttcttctaACGTTCCTCTTCTAACgttcttcttacgttcctcttcttacgttcttcttcttacgttcttctttCTTACGTTCCTTTTCTAActttcctcttcttacgttcctcttcttacgttcttctaacgttcctcttcttacgttcttcttcttgcgttcctcttcttacgttcctcttcttacgttcttcttcttacgttccttttcttacgttcctcttcttgcgttcctcttcttacgttcttcttcttacgttcctcttcttacgttcttcttcttacgttcctcttcttacgttcttcttcttacgttcctcttcttacgttcctttTCTTACGTTCCTTTTCTAActttcctcttcttacgttcttcttcttacgttcctcttcttacgttcctcttcttacgttcctcttcttacgttcttctttCTTACGTTCCttttcttacgttcctcttcttacgttcttctaACGTTCCTCTTCTAACGTtcttcttcttacgttcctcttcttacgttcttcttcttacgttcttctttCTTACGTTCCTTTTCTAActttcctcttcttacgttcttctaACGTTCCTCTTCTAACGTtcttcttcttacgttcctcttcttacgttcttcttcttacgttcttctttCTTACGTTCCttttcttacgttcctcttcttacgttcttctaACGTTCCTCTTCTAACGTtcttcttcttacgttcctcttcttacgttcttcttcttacgttcttcttcttgcgttcctcttcttacgttcctcttcttacgttcttcttcttacgttccttttcttacgttcctcttcttgcgttcctcttcttacgttcctctttcTTACGTTCCTTTTCTTACGTTCCttttcttacgttcctcttcttacgttcctcttctaacgttcttcttcttacattcctcttcttacgttcctcttcttaaattcctcttcttacgttcctcttcttacgttcctcttcttacattcctcttcttacgttcctcttctttcttacgttcctcttcttacgttcctcttcttacgttcctcttcttacgttcctcttctttcttacgttcctcttcttacgttcctcttcttacgttcttcttcttacgttcctcttcttacgttcctcttcttacgttcctcttcttacatTCCctttctta is a window encoding:
- the gtf2h4 gene encoding general transcription factor IIH subunit 4, with amino-acid sequence MKLRVELRCKNLHEYLGELSPDVLDRLYNHPATCLAVYRELQPLPQNYVIRMLFLDQPLPQAAVALWVKKDSQRDHDACVSVLAGLRLWHGQQLPGGLQGYSLNPVFRDNLRTALLGGGAAWADEGGALGPDRHARDVQSLDRYAMERWEVVLQFMVGSPCATVSQDLAQLLVQAGLMKSEAGEAPYITSSGFQFLLLDTASQLWYFTLQYLKTAQAKGMDLVEILSFLFQLSFSTLGKDYSVEGMSDSLLTFLQHLREFGLVFQRKRKSRRYYPTRLAITLAAGVTTTLSCPSSLSNMASTPGTGDAGFIVVETNYRIYAYTNSELQIALVALFSEMLYRFPNVVVAQVTRESVQQAIANGITAEQIIHFLRTRAHPVMLKQTPVLPPTITDQIRLWELERDRLQFAEGVLYNQFLSQVDFEVLRDRAQGLGCLLWQDVSHRVMVVSPEGHGEVKRFWKRQKSQA